One Kitasatospora sp. NBC_01266 genomic window carries:
- a CDS encoding DUF5947 family protein — MSVRQLAGPGTALLRRLREPAPPQPERCEFCDVQLPREHRHLADRDERALVCVCPACALLFQQSGAAGGRYRGLSGRYLADPGHQLDEAAWQALRIPVSTAFLFRDTALERLVTLYPSPAGAAEAELDEAAWQTVLDGSRLATELEPDTEALLLRRTAGRIDCYLVPIDVCYELVGRLRLCWHGFDGGAEARAELDGFFGRLAERAKAPRVEVRP; from the coding sequence GTGAGCGTGCGTCAGCTCGCCGGTCCCGGCACCGCGCTGCTGCGCCGGCTGCGCGAGCCGGCGCCGCCGCAGCCGGAGCGCTGTGAGTTCTGCGACGTCCAACTGCCGCGTGAGCACCGGCACCTGGCGGACCGAGACGAGCGGGCGCTGGTCTGCGTCTGCCCGGCCTGCGCTCTGCTGTTCCAGCAGTCGGGCGCGGCCGGCGGGCGGTACCGGGGCCTGTCCGGACGCTATCTGGCCGACCCCGGACACCAGTTGGACGAGGCCGCCTGGCAGGCGCTGCGGATCCCGGTCAGCACCGCCTTCCTGTTCCGGGACACCGCGCTCGAACGGCTGGTCACCCTCTATCCGAGCCCGGCGGGAGCGGCCGAAGCCGAACTCGACGAGGCGGCCTGGCAGACGGTGCTGGACGGCAGCCGGCTCGCCACCGAACTGGAGCCGGACACCGAGGCGTTGCTGCTGCGCCGCACGGCGGGGCGGATCGACTGCTACCTGGTGCCGATCGACGTCTGCTACGAGCTGGTCGGTCGGCTTCGGCTGTGCTGGCACGGCTTCGACGGCGGCGCCGAGGCCCGTGCCGAGCTGGACGGCTTCTTCGGCCGGCTGGCCGAGCGGGCCAAGGCGCCGCGGGTGGAGGTGCGGCCGTGA
- a CDS encoding DUF6084 family protein, whose translation MTELAFACTGVRSDPYAAGPTLVFRLRITAGGGARVHALALRCQLRIEPARRPYGEAEGERLADLFGERSRWGSTLNPIQFAQVALMVPGFEGTTEVEMAVPCTYDLEVAATRYLRALDGGEVPLLLLFSGTAFSGPSGFQVTPVPWDKEAVVRMPAAVWRDAMEQHFPGCGWLRLPGDLMDELLAYRSRHALPSWEATVRELLGRAPIEEAVR comes from the coding sequence GTGACCGAACTCGCCTTCGCTTGCACCGGGGTGCGCTCCGACCCGTACGCGGCCGGACCCACGCTGGTCTTCCGGCTGCGGATCACGGCCGGCGGCGGCGCCCGGGTGCACGCGCTCGCGCTGCGCTGCCAGCTGCGGATCGAACCGGCCCGCCGCCCCTACGGAGAGGCCGAGGGCGAGCGGCTGGCCGACCTGTTCGGCGAGCGCTCGCGCTGGGGCAGCACGCTCAACCCGATCCAGTTCGCCCAGGTCGCGCTGATGGTCCCCGGCTTCGAGGGCACGACCGAGGTGGAGATGGCGGTGCCCTGCACCTATGACCTGGAGGTCGCCGCCACCCGCTACCTGCGCGCGCTGGACGGTGGCGAGGTGCCCCTGCTGCTGCTCTTCTCCGGCACCGCCTTCTCCGGCCCCAGCGGCTTCCAGGTCACCCCGGTGCCCTGGGACAAGGAGGCGGTGGTCCGGATGCCGGCCGCCGTCTGGCGGGACGCGATGGAGCAGCACTTCCCCGGCTGCGGCTGGCTGCGGCTGCCGGGCGACCTGATGGACGAACTGCTCGCCTACCGCTCCCGGCACGCGCTGCCCTCCTGGGAGGCGACGGTCCGCGAGCTGCTGGGGCGGGCCCCGATCGAGGAGGCGGTGCGATGA
- a CDS encoding hydrogenase maturation protease: MTQRQILVAGVGNIFLGDDGFGVETVRRLGAQPLPGHVEVVDFGVRGVHLAYQLLDGYRMLVLVDATARGGRPGTVYLIEASDGPVEQLEPVGAAVLDGHRMGPDAVLGLLGTLSAGTGGSPPARVLVVGCEPACLEEGIGLSAPVAAAVDEAVAVIRRLLDEPERPAVEPVERRATPC, translated from the coding sequence ATGACGCAGCGTCAGATCCTGGTCGCCGGGGTGGGGAACATCTTCCTCGGCGACGACGGCTTCGGTGTCGAGACGGTGCGCCGGCTCGGCGCCCAGCCGCTGCCCGGGCATGTCGAGGTGGTCGACTTCGGCGTCCGCGGCGTTCACCTCGCCTACCAACTCCTCGACGGCTACCGGATGCTGGTGCTGGTCGACGCCACCGCGCGGGGCGGCCGTCCGGGCACGGTCTACCTGATCGAGGCCTCGGACGGCCCGGTCGAGCAGCTGGAGCCGGTCGGCGCGGCGGTGCTGGACGGGCACCGGATGGGGCCGGACGCGGTGCTCGGCCTGCTGGGCACGCTGAGCGCCGGCACCGGCGGTTCGCCGCCCGCGCGGGTGCTGGTGGTCGGCTGCGAGCCGGCCTGCCTGGAGGAGGGCATCGGGCTGAGCGCACCCGTGGCGGCGGCCGTCGACGAGGCGGTCGCGGTGATCCGGCGCCTGCTGGACGAACCTGAGAGACCGGCTGTGGAACCGGTAGAGAGAAGGGCGACACCATGCTGA
- a CDS encoding DUF6893 family small protein — protein MLKFLFRGALLAGVGALVWQSLPDLKRYLRIMRM, from the coding sequence ATGCTGAAGTTCCTGTTTCGCGGCGCGCTCCTGGCGGGCGTCGGCGCGTTGGTCTGGCAGAGCCTGCCCGATCTGAAGCGCTACCTGCGGATCATGCGCATGTGA
- the hypA gene encoding hydrogenase maturation nickel metallochaperone HypA: MHEMSIAVAVVEQVERAAREHGATAVEAIRLQVGELAGVVPQSLEFCFELACAETVLAGASLTVEPVPARARCSGCAREWAVGMPPDLGCPHCPGVAGELLAGRELQILDVRWAVEPALARADQEG; the protein is encoded by the coding sequence ATGCACGAGATGTCGATTGCGGTGGCCGTCGTGGAGCAGGTGGAGCGGGCGGCGCGCGAGCACGGTGCGACGGCGGTCGAGGCGATCCGGCTGCAGGTCGGCGAACTGGCCGGTGTGGTACCGCAGTCACTCGAGTTCTGCTTTGAACTCGCTTGCGCTGAAACGGTGTTGGCGGGCGCCTCGCTCACTGTGGAGCCGGTGCCGGCCCGGGCGAGGTGCTCGGGGTGTGCGCGCGAGTGGGCGGTCGGGATGCCGCCAGACCTCGGCTGCCCGCACTGCCCGGGGGTGGCCGGTGAGCTGCTGGCCGGGCGCGAGTTGCAGATCCTGGACGTGCGCTGGGCCGTCGAGCCCGCGCTCGCCCGAGCCGACCAGGAAGGCTGA
- the hypB gene encoding hydrogenase nickel incorporation protein HypB — MCRTLDLQQAVLARNDDSARELRAALAARGTVAVNLLSSPGSGKTALLELELGRARERGVPVAALTADLATENDATRLARSGVPVKQVLTDGLCHLEAVMLAGHLEGWLPEPTRLLFVENVGNLVCPASYDLGESLRVVLASVTEGEDKPLKYPTAFGLANLVVVTKTDLAAAVDFDEAGFRANVARVNPGVEVLLSSARTGQGVGTLLDRALAVLDGERVHQPVMGRPTGHDHGRGHDHGHDHGPGVGHGHRYGVDHAHNHELMEQS; from the coding sequence ATGTGTCGCACGCTTGATCTCCAGCAGGCGGTGCTCGCCCGCAACGACGACAGCGCCCGTGAGCTGCGGGCGGCGCTGGCCGCCCGGGGCACGGTCGCGGTCAACCTGCTCTCCAGCCCAGGCAGCGGCAAGACCGCGCTGCTGGAGCTCGAACTCGGCCGGGCCCGGGAGCGCGGGGTGCCGGTCGCGGCCCTCACCGCGGACCTGGCCACCGAGAACGACGCGACCCGGTTGGCGCGTTCGGGTGTGCCGGTCAAGCAGGTGCTGACCGACGGGCTGTGCCACCTGGAGGCGGTGATGCTGGCCGGGCACCTGGAGGGCTGGCTACCCGAGCCGACCCGGCTGCTCTTCGTGGAGAACGTCGGCAACCTGGTCTGCCCGGCCTCCTACGACCTCGGCGAGTCGCTGCGGGTGGTGCTCGCCTCGGTCACCGAGGGGGAGGACAAGCCGCTCAAGTACCCCACCGCCTTCGGCCTGGCCAACCTGGTGGTGGTCACCAAGACGGACCTGGCGGCGGCCGTGGACTTCGACGAGGCGGGGTTCCGGGCCAATGTCGCGCGGGTCAACCCCGGCGTCGAGGTGCTGCTCAGCTCGGCCCGCACCGGTCAGGGGGTGGGCACGCTGCTGGACCGGGCGCTGGCGGTGCTGGACGGCGAGCGGGTGCACCAGCCGGTGATGGGGCGGCCGACCGGCCACGACCACGGGCGCGGTCATGACCACGGGCACGACCACGGCCCCGGGGTTGGCCACGGACACCGGTACGGCGTCGATCACGCGCACAACCATGAGCTGATGGAACAGAGTTGA
- the hypF gene encoding carbamoyltransferase HypF, which yields MCQRKQVVVRGIVQGVGFRPFVFALATELGLAGHVTNTGDGVLAEVEGPPEALADFCRRIGADAPPLAQVAAVEEQLVAATGGAGFAIVPSRAGGPVRTLIPPDTATCADCLVELADPADRRYRHPFITCTNCGPRFTIVTGLPYDRAATTMAGFPMCPDCAREYADPADRRFHAQPVSCHACGPRLALVRPGRPSLGGDEAVEQARELIGAGAILAVKGIGGYHLVCDATDAATVALLRRRKNRGDKPFAVLAGSLAELEPLVRIGPVERELLTGPVRPIVLLRRRPGGFAVAEAVAPRCPDLGVMLPYAPPHHLLLGLPGDPPGPRLLVLTSANLSGEPIITDDAEALERLAPLVDGWLTHDRPIRVPCDDSVVRVVDGEQLPVRRSRGWAPLPVPLPVPVRPVLAVGGDLKNTFALARDDYAFLSGHIGDMDDLATLRAFEAAVGHLGAVTGVLPELLVADRHPGYRSARQAERAAQGRPVVRVQHHHAHVAAAMAEHGLDGSAPVIGVAFDGTGYGTDGAVWGGEVLLADYDGFRRFAHLGYVPLPGGDAAVARPYRMAIAHLWEAGLDRSPELPCVRACTVDELPLLEQQLARSLNCVPTSSMGRLFDAVAALAGVCQRAGYEAQAAIELEAAALAHGPAAGYAFGLDALGVGASGVDTASADAPLVADPGPVLAAVLADLRSGASPGLIAARFHAGVADLVVRLCAAARERHGLTAVALTGGVFANAVLSSACARGLRADGFTVLRHRRVPPNDGGLALGQLMVAARAARGEE from the coding sequence ATCTGTCAGCGAAAGCAGGTCGTGGTCCGGGGGATCGTGCAAGGGGTCGGGTTCCGGCCCTTCGTCTTCGCCCTGGCCACCGAACTCGGCTTGGCCGGACACGTCACCAACACCGGTGACGGCGTACTCGCCGAGGTCGAGGGGCCGCCGGAGGCGTTGGCCGACTTCTGCCGGCGGATCGGCGCCGACGCGCCGCCGCTGGCCCAGGTGGCGGCGGTGGAAGAGCAGTTGGTGGCGGCCACCGGCGGGGCCGGGTTTGCCATCGTCCCCTCGCGGGCCGGCGGGCCGGTGCGCACCCTGATCCCGCCGGACACCGCGACCTGCGCCGACTGCCTGGTCGAACTCGCCGACCCGGCCGACCGGCGCTACCGGCACCCGTTCATCACCTGCACCAACTGCGGCCCGCGCTTCACCATCGTCACCGGCCTGCCCTACGACCGGGCCGCCACCACCATGGCCGGCTTCCCGATGTGCCCGGACTGCGCCCGCGAGTACGCCGACCCGGCGGACCGCCGGTTCCACGCCCAGCCGGTCTCCTGCCACGCCTGCGGGCCCCGGCTCGCGCTGGTCCGGCCCGGTCGGCCGTCGCTCGGCGGCGACGAAGCGGTCGAGCAGGCAAGGGAGTTGATCGGGGCCGGGGCGATCCTGGCGGTCAAGGGGATCGGCGGCTACCACCTGGTCTGCGACGCCACCGACGCCGCGACGGTCGCTCTGCTGCGCCGCCGCAAGAACCGTGGCGACAAGCCCTTCGCGGTGCTGGCCGGTTCGCTCGCCGAACTCGAACCGCTGGTCCGGATCGGCCCGGTGGAGAGGGAGTTGCTCACCGGTCCGGTCCGGCCGATCGTGTTGCTGCGCCGCCGTCCGGGCGGTTTCGCCGTCGCCGAGGCGGTCGCGCCGCGCTGCCCCGACCTGGGCGTCATGCTGCCGTACGCGCCGCCGCACCACCTGCTGCTCGGCCTGCCGGGGGACCCGCCCGGGCCCCGGCTGCTGGTGCTGACCAGCGCCAACCTCTCGGGCGAGCCGATCATCACCGACGACGCCGAGGCGCTGGAGCGCCTCGCGCCGCTGGTGGACGGCTGGTTGACGCACGACCGGCCGATCCGGGTGCCGTGCGACGACTCGGTGGTGCGGGTGGTCGACGGTGAGCAGCTGCCGGTGCGCCGCTCACGCGGCTGGGCCCCGCTGCCGGTGCCGCTGCCGGTGCCGGTGCGCCCGGTGCTCGCGGTCGGCGGGGACCTGAAGAACACCTTCGCGCTGGCCCGCGACGACTACGCCTTCCTCTCCGGGCACATCGGTGACATGGACGACCTGGCCACCCTGCGGGCCTTCGAGGCCGCCGTCGGGCACCTGGGTGCGGTCACCGGTGTGCTGCCCGAACTGCTGGTCGCCGACCGGCATCCGGGCTACCGCTCGGCCCGGCAGGCCGAACGCGCCGCCCAGGGAAGGCCGGTGGTCCGGGTGCAGCACCACCACGCGCACGTCGCGGCCGCGATGGCCGAGCACGGGCTGGACGGCTCGGCGCCGGTGATCGGCGTCGCCTTCGACGGCACCGGCTATGGCACGGACGGCGCGGTCTGGGGCGGCGAGGTGCTGCTGGCCGACTACGACGGGTTCCGCCGCTTCGCCCACCTCGGCTATGTGCCGCTGCCGGGCGGCGATGCGGCGGTGGCCCGCCCGTACCGGATGGCGATCGCCCATCTGTGGGAGGCCGGGCTGGACCGCAGCCCCGAGCTGCCCTGCGTGCGGGCCTGTACGGTGGATGAACTGCCGCTGCTGGAGCAGCAGTTGGCCAGGTCACTGAACTGCGTGCCGACCTCCAGCATGGGCCGGCTCTTCGACGCCGTGGCCGCGCTGGCGGGTGTCTGCCAGCGGGCCGGCTACGAGGCGCAGGCGGCGATCGAGCTGGAGGCGGCGGCCCTCGCGCACGGGCCGGCCGCAGGATACGCGTTCGGACTGGACGCGTTGGGAGTTGGCGCGTCGGGAGTTGACACCGCGTCCGCTGACGCGCCGCTGGTGGCCGACCCGGGGCCGGTGCTGGCCGCCGTGCTGGCCGATCTGCGGTCGGGGGCGTCGCCGGGGCTGATCGCCGCGCGGTTCCACGCCGGGGTCGCCGACCTGGTGGTCCGGCTCTGTGCGGCGGCCCGGGAGCGGCACGGCCTGACGGCGGTGGCGCTGACCGGCGGGGTGTTCGCCAACGCCGTGCTCTCGAGTGCCTGCGCGCGCGGCCTGCGGGCGGACGGCTTCACCGTGCTGCGGCACCGCCGGGTCCCCCCGAACGACGGGGGCCTGGCACTGGGCCAGTTGATGGTGGCGGCGCGAGCCGCCCGTGGAGAGGAGTAA
- a CDS encoding HypC/HybG/HupF family hydrogenase formation chaperone translates to MCLAVPGRVLEIEERDGTRMAVMDFGGVVKDVCLEYLPDLEVGEYAIVHVGFALQRLDEESARRTLDLFAELGLLTEEFGDPWEAAAASGAGEEAAR, encoded by the coding sequence ATGTGCCTGGCGGTGCCTGGCAGAGTGCTGGAGATCGAGGAACGCGACGGTACCCGGATGGCCGTCATGGACTTCGGTGGAGTGGTCAAGGACGTGTGCCTGGAGTACCTGCCCGACCTGGAGGTCGGCGAGTACGCCATCGTGCACGTCGGGTTCGCGCTGCAGCGCCTGGACGAGGAGTCGGCCCGCCGGACCCTCGACCTGTTCGCCGAACTCGGCCTGCTGACCGAGGAGTTCGGCGACCCGTGGGAGGCTGCCGCAGCGAGCGGCGCCGGCGAGGAGGCGGCCCGGTGA
- the hypD gene encoding hydrogenase formation protein HypD, with product MKYLEEFQNPELARGLLEDIRATVTRPWALMEVCGGQTHTIIRHGIDQLLPDEVELIHGPGCPVCVTPLEVIDKALEIAGRPEVIFCSFGDMLRVPGTDRDLFRVRGEGGDVRVVYSPLDALRIARENPHREVVFFGIGFETTAPPNAMTVYQARKHGIENFSMLVSHVRVPPAIDAIMNSPDCRVQGFLAAGHVCSVMGTVEYPELAARHRVPIVVTGFEPLDILEGIRRTVRQLERGEHTVENAYERAVRPEGNPAARAMLEDVFEVTDRAWRGIGVIPQSGWRLAERYRDYDAEHRFDVGGITTLESELCRSGEVLQGLIKPHECEAFGTTCTPRNPLGATMVSTEGACAAYYLYRRLGTPVTPEAIPVG from the coding sequence GTGAAGTACCTGGAGGAGTTCCAGAACCCGGAGCTGGCCCGTGGCCTGCTGGAGGACATCAGGGCCACGGTGACCAGGCCGTGGGCTCTGATGGAGGTCTGCGGCGGCCAGACGCACACCATCATCCGGCACGGCATCGACCAACTCCTGCCGGACGAGGTCGAGTTGATCCACGGGCCGGGGTGCCCGGTGTGCGTGACGCCGCTGGAGGTGATCGACAAGGCGCTGGAGATCGCCGGCCGGCCCGAGGTGATCTTCTGCTCCTTCGGCGACATGCTGCGGGTGCCGGGCACCGATCGCGACCTGTTCCGGGTGCGCGGCGAGGGCGGCGACGTCCGGGTGGTCTACTCGCCGCTGGACGCGCTGAGGATCGCGCGGGAGAACCCGCACCGCGAGGTGGTCTTCTTCGGCATCGGCTTCGAGACCACCGCCCCGCCCAACGCCATGACGGTGTACCAGGCGCGCAAGCACGGGATCGAGAACTTCAGCATGCTGGTCTCGCACGTCCGGGTGCCACCCGCGATCGACGCGATCATGAACTCGCCCGACTGCCGGGTCCAGGGCTTCCTGGCCGCCGGGCACGTGTGCAGCGTGATGGGCACCGTGGAGTACCCCGAACTGGCCGCCCGGCACCGGGTGCCGATCGTGGTGACCGGTTTCGAGCCGCTCGACATCCTGGAGGGGATCCGGCGCACGGTGCGGCAGTTGGAGCGCGGCGAACACACCGTGGAGAACGCCTACGAGCGCGCGGTGCGGCCCGAGGGCAACCCGGCGGCCCGGGCGATGCTGGAGGACGTCTTCGAGGTCACCGACCGGGCCTGGCGCGGCATCGGGGTGATCCCGCAGAGCGGTTGGCGGCTGGCGGAGCGCTACCGCGACTACGACGCCGAGCACCGCTTCGACGTCGGCGGCATCACCACCCTGGAGTCCGAGCTGTGCCGCAGCGGCGAGGTGCTGCAGGGCCTGATCAAGCCGCACGAGTGCGAGGCCTTCGGCACCACCTGCACCCCGCGCAACCCGCTGGGCGCCACCATGGTCTCCACCGAGGGCGCTTGCGCCGCCTACTACCTGTACCGGCGGCTCGGTACGCCGGTCACCCCGGAGGCGATCCCCGTTGGCTGA
- the hypE gene encoding hydrogenase expression/formation protein HypE — protein MAETLTAPDFSGWTCPLPLRDHPRVVMGHGGGGVMSAELVANIFAPAFGGSTLAALGDSAALTLGGARLAFSTDSFVVRPLFFPGGCIGDLAVNGTVNDLAMSGARAAYLSCGFILEEGVEMSVVGRVAEAMGAAARSAGVEVVTGDTKVVEAGHGDGIYLNTAGIGLIPAGVDIRPQRAVPGDVVIVSGEIGVHGVAIMSVREGLEFGVEVLSDCAALGGLVEAMLAVTPDLHVLRDPTRGGLAAALNEIALAAGVGVSVRERAVPVPPEVANACAILGLDPMYVANEGKLVAFVPREHAEAVLAAMRAHPLGARAAVIGECVAEHPGMVVTRTALGGTRVVDLPLGEQLPRIC, from the coding sequence TTGGCTGAGACCCTGACCGCGCCCGACTTCTCCGGCTGGACCTGCCCGCTGCCGCTGCGCGACCACCCCCGGGTGGTGATGGGGCACGGCGGGGGCGGCGTGATGTCGGCCGAGTTGGTGGCCAACATCTTCGCCCCGGCCTTCGGCGGCAGCACGCTCGCCGCGCTCGGTGACTCGGCGGCGCTCACCCTGGGTGGTGCCCGACTGGCCTTCTCCACCGACTCGTTCGTGGTGCGGCCGCTCTTCTTCCCCGGCGGCTGCATCGGTGACCTGGCGGTCAACGGGACGGTCAACGATCTGGCGATGAGCGGGGCCAGGGCCGCCTACCTGTCCTGCGGGTTCATCCTGGAGGAGGGCGTCGAGATGTCCGTGGTCGGGCGGGTCGCCGAGGCGATGGGCGCCGCCGCCCGGAGTGCGGGGGTGGAGGTGGTGACCGGCGACACCAAGGTGGTGGAGGCCGGCCACGGGGACGGCATCTACCTCAACACCGCGGGAATCGGCCTGATCCCGGCCGGAGTCGACATCCGGCCGCAGCGCGCGGTGCCTGGCGATGTGGTGATCGTCAGCGGCGAGATCGGCGTGCACGGTGTGGCGATCATGAGCGTGCGGGAAGGCCTGGAGTTCGGCGTCGAGGTGCTCAGCGACTGCGCGGCACTGGGCGGCCTGGTGGAGGCGATGCTGGCCGTCACACCCGATCTGCACGTGCTGCGCGACCCCACCCGGGGCGGGCTGGCCGCCGCGCTGAACGAGATCGCGCTGGCCGCCGGGGTCGGGGTGTCGGTGCGCGAGCGGGCCGTGCCGGTGCCGCCCGAGGTGGCCAACGCCTGCGCGATCCTCGGGCTCGATCCGATGTACGTGGCCAACGAGGGCAAGCTGGTCGCGTTCGTGCCGCGCGAGCACGCCGAGGCGGTGCTGGCCGCGATGCGGGCCCATCCGCTGGGTGCGCGGGCGGCGGTGATCGGCGAGTGTGTGGCCGAGCACCCCGGCATGGTGGTGACCCGCACGGCGCTGGGCGGCACCCGGGTGGTCGACCTGCCGCTGGGGGAGCAGTTGCCGAGGATCTGCTGA
- a CDS encoding alpha/beta fold hydrolase, whose amino-acid sequence MDLVHERRGDGPPLLLLHGIGHRWQGWKPVLDLLAAEREVIAVDLPGFGASPTLPPGLPYTVDSALDTLSDFLASLGIERPHVAGNSLGGLFALRAAQRGLVSSATALSPAGFYRLPGYLYAAGLLNLHRAAARTPESLRASLARSPQARRLMFGVIYGHPERLDPSELTLDTRALLNAPGFRQTLRAGRAEQAHRFPTAIPADVPLTIAWGTRDRLLLHAQGRRARQLLPGARFIPLPDCGHVPMGDNPALVARVLLEGSSSPLLGAG is encoded by the coding sequence ATGGACCTCGTACACGAGCGCCGGGGCGACGGCCCGCCCCTGCTTCTGCTGCACGGCATCGGACACCGCTGGCAGGGCTGGAAGCCCGTGCTCGACCTGCTCGCCGCCGAGCGCGAGGTGATCGCCGTCGACCTGCCCGGCTTCGGCGCCTCACCAACGCTGCCACCCGGCCTGCCCTACACGGTGGACAGCGCGCTCGACACGCTGTCCGACTTCCTCGCCTCGCTCGGCATCGAACGCCCGCACGTGGCGGGCAACTCGCTGGGCGGGCTCTTCGCGCTGCGCGCCGCCCAGCGCGGCCTGGTCTCCTCGGCCACCGCGCTCTCCCCGGCCGGCTTCTACCGGCTGCCGGGCTACCTCTACGCCGCCGGGCTGCTGAACCTGCACCGGGCCGCCGCCCGCACCCCCGAGTCGCTGCGTGCCTCGCTGGCCCGCTCGCCGCAGGCCCGCAGGCTGATGTTCGGCGTGATCTACGGGCACCCGGAGCGCCTGGACCCGAGCGAACTCACCCTCGACACACGCGCGTTGCTCAACGCCCCCGGCTTCCGCCAGACACTGCGGGCCGGCCGCGCCGAGCAGGCGCACCGCTTCCCCACCGCGATCCCCGCCGACGTCCCGCTCACCATCGCCTGGGGCACCCGCGACCGCCTGCTGCTGCACGCCCAGGGCCGCCGCGCCCGCCAACTCCTGCCGGGCGCCCGCTTCATCCCGCTGCCCGACTGCGGCCACGTCCCGATGGGCGACAACCCCGCGCTGGTGGCCCGGGTGCTGCTGGAGGGCAGCAGCTCGCCCCTGCTGGGCGCCGGGTAG
- a CDS encoding GOLPH3/VPS74 family protein produces MDLPDTLPGRLYLLAFRPGTRQFSYHRHLGLLMRAAALTELLQRGLLVDDRGRPQPGRPAPPELDPVLATVLAQVAGQRRRRLLGPRSWRGWIAADAGATERAVRDRLRDDGLVIVSDHRAPGLFPNRSRVRCDPHAHRQLVALVEAVLTDPLDTVEPRQAALVSLAAAGELDAVLDARTRRVHRDRIRELKRLTGPTATALRREITAKRSGY; encoded by the coding sequence ATGGACCTGCCGGACACCCTCCCCGGCCGGCTCTACCTGCTGGCCTTCCGGCCGGGGACCCGGCAGTTCTCGTACCACCGGCACCTGGGGCTGCTGATGCGCGCGGCGGCGCTCACCGAGTTGCTCCAACGCGGCCTGCTGGTCGACGACCGCGGCCGGCCGCAGCCCGGCCGGCCCGCCCCGCCCGAGCTCGACCCGGTGCTCGCCACCGTGCTGGCGCAGGTCGCCGGGCAGCGGCGACGCCGGCTGCTGGGTCCCCGTTCGTGGCGGGGCTGGATCGCCGCCGACGCGGGCGCCACCGAACGCGCGGTGCGGGACCGGCTGCGCGACGACGGGCTGGTGATCGTCAGCGACCACCGGGCGCCCGGGCTGTTCCCCAACCGGAGCCGGGTGCGCTGCGATCCGCACGCGCACCGGCAGCTGGTGGCCCTGGTCGAGGCCGTGCTGACCGACCCGCTCGACACGGTCGAGCCCCGGCAGGCCGCCCTGGTGTCGCTGGCCGCCGCCGGGGAGTTGGACGCGGTGCTGGACGCCCGCACCCGGCGGGTCCACCGGGACCGGATCCGCGAGCTGAAGAGGCTCACCGGCCCCACCGCGACCGCCCTGCGCCGGGAGATCACGGCCAAGCGCTCGGGGTACTGA